One window of the Salvelinus fontinalis isolate EN_2023a chromosome 2, ASM2944872v1, whole genome shotgun sequence genome contains the following:
- the LOC129867326 gene encoding uncharacterized protein LOC129867326, whose translation MVYNNKPVTSHHQDTASHQPSPGHSQSPAITRTQPVTSHHQDTASHQPSPEHSQSPAITRTQPVTSHHQDTVSHQPDIASHQPPPGHSQSPATTRTQPDTSHHQDTARHQPPPGHSQTPAITRTQPVTSHHQDTASHQPPPGHSQTPAITRTQPVTSHHQDTASHQPPPGHSQSPATTRTQPVTSHHQDTASHQPPPGHSQTPATTRTQPVTSHHQDTASHQPPPGHSQSPATTRTQPDTSHHQDTASHQPPPGHSQSLGITRTQPVTSHYQDTASHQPPPGYSQSPATTRTQPVTSHHQDTASHQPPPGHSQSPAITRTQPVTSYHQDTASHQPPPGHSQSPATIRTARETLLRRD comes from the exons ATGG tgtacaACAACAAACCAGTCACCAGCCACCACCAGGACACAGCCAGTCACCAGCCATCACCAGGACACAGCCAGTCACCAGCCATCACCAGGACACAGCCAGTCACCAGCCATCACCAGGACACAGCCAGTCACCAGCCATCACCAGAACACAGCCAGTCACCAGCCATCACCAGGACACAGCCAGTCACCAGCCATCACCAGGACACAGTCAGTCACCAGCCA GACATAGCCAGTCACCAGCCACCACCAGGACATAGCCAGTCACCAGCCACCACCAGGACACAGCCAGACACCAGCCACCACCAGGACACAGCCAGACACCAGCCACCACCAGGACACAGCCAGACACCAGCCATCACCAGGACACAGCCAGTCACCAGCCACCACCAGGACACAGCCAGTCACCAGCCACCACCAGGACACAGCCAGACACCAGCCATCACCAGGACACAGCCAGTCACCAGCCACCACCAGGACACAGCCAGTCACCAGCCACCACCAGGACACAGCCAGTCACCAGCCACCACCAGGACACAGCCAGTCACCAGCCACCACCAGGACACAGCCAGTCACCAGCCACCACCAGGACACAGCCAGACACCAGCCACCACCAGGACACAGCCAGTCACCAGCCACCACCAGGACACAGCCAGTCACCAGCCACCACCAGGACACAGCCAGTCACCAGCCACCACCAGGACACAGCCAGACACCAGCCACCACCAGGACACAGCCAGTCACCAGCCACCACCAGGACACAGCCAGTCACTAGGCATCACCAGGACACAGCCAGTCACCAGCCATTACCAGGACACAGCCAGTCACCAGCCACCACCAGGATACAGCCAGTCACCAGCCACCACCAGGACACAGCCAGTCACCAGCCACCACCAGGACACAGCCAGTCATCAGCCACCACCAGGACACAGTCAGTCACCAGCCATCACCAGGACACAGCCAGTCACCAGCTATCACCAGGACACAGCCAGTCATCAGCCACCACCAGGACACAGCCAGTCACCAGCCACCATCAGGACAGCCAGAGAAACTTTACTAAGAAGAGACTGA
- the LOC129825135 gene encoding serine/threonine-protein kinase SBK1-like, with translation MSSSPHGSHGSGSRASIDILEELQLIAAQNLEKLDISKYYEVIRELGKGTYGKVDLVIHKIRGTKMALKFLRKKTTKLKSFLREYSISLYLSPCPFIINMFGIAFETDDYYVFAQEYALAGDLFDIIPPQVGLPETVAKRCVHQVAIALDYLHCKKLVHRDIKPENILIFDKECRKVKLSDFGMTRRAGSPVKRVSGTIPYTAPELCDASQHEGFCVDYSTDVWAFGVLLFCMLTGNFPWEKALPSDAFYQEFVRWQRRRTGTVPSQWRRFTDEGLRMFRRLLSIEQERRCSVKEVFSYFNHHWMLDNEPGSSSVAGGGSVGSGPQVELSSSSSEEDVLVDRLKQQSLIEPMGGHYSSTGSPSSTSSYERVSRDNGGTGRILVATPIEICV, from the exons ATGAGCTCCTCTCCCCATGGGTCCCACGGGTCTGGGTCCCGCGCCTCCATCGACATCCTGGAGGAGCTGCAGCTCATTGCTGCCCAGAACCTGGAGAAGCTAGACATCAGCAAGTACTATGAGGTCATCAGAGAGCTGGGTAAGGGTACCTATGGAAAAGTGGACCTGGTCATCCACAAAATCAGAG GCACTAAGATGGCTCTGAAGTTCTTGAGGAAGAAAACAACCAAACTGAAGAGCTTCTTAAGGGAGTACagcatctctctctacctgtctccctGCCCCTTTATCATCAACATGTTCGGCATTGCCTTTGAGACAGACGACTACTACGTCTTCGCTCAGGAGTATGCCCTGGCAGGAGACCTCTTTGACATCATTCCCCCTCAG GTGGGTCTTCCAGAGACGGTGGCTAAGCGTTGTGTCCACCAGGTGGCCATCGCCCTGGACTACCTGCACTGTAAGAAGCTAGTCCACCGGGACATCAAGCCTGAGAACATCCTTATCTTTGACAAAGAGTGCCGTAAGGTCAAGCTGTCAGACTTCGGCATGACACGGCGTGCCGGCTCCCCAGTGAAGCGTGTCAGCGGAACCATCCCGTACACAGCACCGGAGTTGTGCGATGCCTCGCAGCACGAGGGCTTCTGCGTGGACTACAGCACTGACGTGTGGGCCTTCGGTGTCCTCCTCTTCTGCATGCTCACCGGCAACTTCCCCTGGGAGAAGGCCCTGCCGTCGGACGCCTTCTACCAGGAGTTTGTGCGCTGGCAGCGGCGCCGGACGGGCACGGTGCCCTCTCAGTGGCGGCGCTTCACAGACGAGGGGCTGCGCATGTTCCGCAGGCTCCTGTCCATTGAGCAGGAGCGCCGCTGCTCCGTTAAGGAGGTTTTCAGCTACTTCAACCACCACTGGATGCTGGACAATGAGCCGGGTAGCAGCAGCGTTGCAGGAGGAGGGTCAGTGGGTAGTGGGCCCCAGGTGGAGCTCAGCTCGTCGTCATCTGAAGAGGATGTGCTGGTGGACAGGCTAAAGCAGCAGAGCCTGATAGAGCCCATGGGCGGACACTACTCCTCCACTggctccccctcctccaccagcAGCTACGAACGTGTCTCCCGTGACAACGGAGGGACCGGACGCATCTTGGTGGCCACGCCCATTGAAATCTGTGTGTAG